The nucleotide sequence AAGTATGCCAGGGAAGGCGAGCTATTGGTCCGTCCCATCACTCGTACAGTTAATCCAGGCCTTGAATTCATTAGTCTTGACAATGGGCCCGGTATGGTTGATACCAGACGGATGATGACAGACGGCGTCTCGACAGGGGGCTCACTGGGACAAGGTTTGGGAGCCATTGGTCGCCTGGCCGACGTATTCCAGCTTTACTCGTTACCCGGCCGGGGGACAGTCGGCCTGGTGCGTGTGTTTCAGAAACCGGTCAGTCCGCCCATCCAGCCAGCGCTGGCCGACGTTCAGGCCGTGATTGTACCCAGGTTAGGTGAAACAGCCTGTGGCGACGGAATCTATAGCCGATTGACGACAACCGCCCTGAAAGTCTTTCTGAGCGATGGTCTGGGGCATGGTTTGCTGGCCCAGAAAGCGACTCAACAAGCCCTCCGGACGCTTGAATCACAATACGAGCTTAATCCTGCAACCTGGCTAACGGCCGTGCATCGGGCAACCATCAACAGTCGTGGACTGGCAGGCACCGGTGCGGTTTTTGAATTTGCCAGCCGGAAATGGAAACTCTGCGGGGTAGGTAATATCCGTGCGCAGATAAATGGCTCACAAAAAACAAGAGGTTACATGGCGCAAAACGGCATCCTTGGTTATAACATTCCCCGCACGTTAATCGAGCAGGAGTTTTCTTATGAACCAGGACAATGCCTGATTATGGCCTCCGATGGTATCCAGACACGCTGGAACCCAGCCCGCTACCCAGGCGCGGGCCGGTATGACCCA is from Spirosoma taeanense and encodes:
- a CDS encoding ATP-binding SpoIIE family protein phosphatase, whose product is MINTPHRSYPVTDRSYVAILKREVRLLATELSFSAKKLGEIDIIIAELTSNLVKYAREGELLVRPITRTVNPGLEFISLDNGPGMVDTRRMMTDGVSTGGSLGQGLGAIGRLADVFQLYSLPGRGTVGLVRVFQKPVSPPIQPALADVQAVIVPRLGETACGDGIYSRLTTTALKVFLSDGLGHGLLAQKATQQALRTLESQYELNPATWLTAVHRATINSRGLAGTGAVFEFASRKWKLCGVGNIRAQINGSQKTRGYMAQNGILGYNIPRTLIEQEFSYEPGQCLIMASDGIQTRWNPARYPGAGRYDPTILAAAIYKEHARRTDDVSVLVARIY